TCAGATCGGGGTCCATAATAGTTTTATAGACCGTGTTGCCGTTTTCGGCGTCAAGTTTTGGCAGGCCGGAAACGCGATTGACCATATCCGACATCTGCAATGCAGTGAGGGGGTTCATCTGTCCGAGGCCGAAAGTCTGACCAGCATAAAACGGCTGGAAGAAGACCGCGCTGAAGCGGTTGTTCGGATAGCTTTTACCGCCGACTGATTTGCCGCGGAACTGCTTGTTCCAGATATTCTCGCGGCAAGCCCATAGCGAATAGCTGTCTTTGAACTTGAGGCATTCGGAAAACTCCGGACGCTTTACGAACTGGCCAATGTTCTCGCCATTATAGCCGAAGCTCACGCCCTGGTTCACATAGGACATAGCCTTGACGTAATAGGTCTGTAAACGATCATAGACATCGACATTATAAGTGTGCTCACCAACAATGGCCCCGACAATATGGATCGGATCAATGCCATAAGCCGAAGCCGTCGATTTGATCTTCGAGCGCAACGATGCATCCTTTTTCAGAAGGTTATAAATCTTCTGATATTTCTTTTCATAGGTGGTGCTGAGTTCCTTGGTACGCTTGGCAGAAGCGCCGGGAATGGATGGCTGTTCAGCATTGCGGTTGCCGGGTGGCACCGAAACGGCAGCATATGCGCTCTGGCAAGAGAAAGCGACGGCAAGGCAGATGCCCGCAATACGGTTCAGTCGGCTGGTCATTGCGCGGAAAAAGCCCCAAATATGGTAAATCATGCGTAAAAGTTGGCGCAAAATAAAAAAAAACCTCGACGAAGTCGAGGGTAAAAAGTGTGCCCACATTTATGAGAGCAGGAAGTGTCTTTGATGACACGCTGCACATTTTCTATCGCTTGCGCTGATTTACATAATTCAAAGACATGCTCCAAACCACAAAGGGTTCCATGCATAGAACTTACAAATATTTAAGCACTTATCGGCGTCTTGCCCAAATGCCTTGCAATCTAATGCACTTGCTGGTGTTGCATATGCCAGAGTACTAATTGTTATTATGGATAAAAATTTTATCAGTATACTTCTAATATTCATAAAAAAGCCTCATATTGATTATTAAAAATATATCTAAAATAAAAATACATAAAATAACAATTTATTGCCCAATATAACCCGCCTAGACAATACTAGACGGGTTATATCTTTTTACAGAATGAAGCGCGACAGATCTGTGTTTCGGGCAAGATCGCCGACAGTCTTGCGGACATAATCGCCG
This genomic stretch from Brucella pseudogrignonensis harbors:
- a CDS encoding DUF1402 family protein — its product is MTSRLNRIAGICLAVAFSCQSAYAAVSVPPGNRNAEQPSIPGASAKRTKELSTTYEKKYQKIYNLLKKDASLRSKIKSTASAYGIDPIHIVGAIVGEHTYNVDVYDRLQTYYVKAMSYVNQGVSFGYNGENIGQFVKRPEFSECLKFKDSYSLWACRENIWNKQFRGKSVGGKSYPNNRFSAVFFQPFYAGQTFGLGQMNPLTALQMSDMVNRVSGLPKLDAENGNTVYKTIMDPDLTLPYIAATLKQSITAYRQIADFDISKNPGLTATLYNTGGADSRARVLANENAQRKASGQAPLMPQENYYGWLVNSKLDELKALF